GCGTCACGGCTGTCCGTTCACGATCCGGCCATCGCGCAGCCTGACGACGCGCCCGGCGTGCCGGGCCAGGGCCGGGTCGTGAGTGACGAACACCAGCGTCGACCCGCGCTCGCGGTTCAGGGCCAGCAGCAGCTCGATGATCTGGGCGCCCGTGGCCGAGTCCAGGTTGCCGGTCGGCTCGTCGGCCAGGAGCAGCTTCGGGCCGAGCGCCACCGCCCGGGCCAGCGCCACGCGCTGCTGCTCGCCGCCGGAGAGCTGCACCGGGTAGTGATGCGCGCGATCGCTGAGCCCCACCTCCGCCAGGAGCGCGCGGACCCGGACCGCCACGTCCGGCGCGCCGGCGATCTCCAGCGGCACGGCCACGTTCTCGGCGGCGGTGAGCGTGGGAATCAGGTGGAAGGACTGGAACACGTAGCCCAGCGTCTCGCGCCGGAA
This sequence is a window from Candidatus Methylomirabilota bacterium. Protein-coding genes within it:
- a CDS encoding ABC transporter ATP-binding protein; protein product: MIQVRDLVMRLPSGGRWLTILDGIALDVKAGEVCAITGPSGSGKSTLVGLLAGLDRPTSGTIVVAGVNLAKLDQDALARFRRETLGYVFQSFHLIPTLTAAENVAVPLEIAGAPDVAVRVRALLAEVGLSDRAHHYPVQLSGGEQQRVALARAVALGPKLLLADEPTGNLDSATGAQIIELLLALNRERGSTLVFVTHDPALARHAGRVVRLRDGRIVNGQP